The Solanum lycopersicum chromosome 2, SLM_r2.1 DNA window ATGGTTACCATCAATGGATCATATTATGATCTACGGCTCATACTGCAAATCTCTCGTTTGAGACTGAAACTCTCCCATGACGCAGCcaagaaaatatgaataagtGTCGATCCACTGACGGACCTACGGTTCGTAAGTCATACTACGATCTGTAGTCTATGTTCCTCAAtcaaggaattgaaagagcggTTGAAAGACATTTTAGACAAGGGTTTCATCAAACCTAGTATTTAACTATGGGGTGCATTAatgttgttcgtaaagaagaaagatggttctttCAGAATGTGCagtgactatagacagttgaacaaggtcacaacaAGGAATAAGTATCCaatccccaggattgatgacttatttgaccaacttcaTGGTGCTatccatttctcaaagatagacctgagatcgggttatcatcaacatatggtcagagatagtgacattttgaaaacaACCTTAAGATGtcgatatggtcattatgaatttgtagttatgttgtTTGGACTAAATAATGctcctgcaactttcatggattttcttacagagtgttcaaatagtacttggactgattcgttatcgtctttattgatgatatccttatATAGTCTAGGATTGAGGAATAACATACGAGTTATCTGAGAGTTGTTCTATATACTCTTAAGGATCTCgagttattcgctaagtttagaaAATATGAGTTCTAGTTTCAATCCATttctttccttggtcacattgtatctaacGAGGGTATCCAGGTGGATTTGCAAAAGATAGAAGCAATAAAACAATGGTTCAGACCTACCTCCgctacagatatcagaagtttcttaggtctagcgggttattacagATGGTtcatggaaggattttcattCATATCCTCACCATTGACTACATTAACTTAGAAGATGGTGAAGTTCCAAtagtcagatgattgtgagaaaagttctgcagaattgaaaactagattgactacagctcctgtCTTGACTTTACCAGAGGTTTCAAatgttatgtgatctattatgatgcatccaAAGTTGGCCAAGGTTTTATGTTGATGCAATTATAtaaggttataacttatgcttcaagacaatttaaggtgcatgagaagaactatccaacttaTGATCTCGAGCTTGAAGAAGTGGTGACTACACTCAGATCTGGAGACAATACATGTATTGTGTtcacgtagatgtgttcactaatCATAAAATCCTTCAATAAGTGTTCACCCATAAAGAGTTGAATTTTTTCAAGAGgggatggcttgagttccttaaagattatgatatgagtgtgcattaccatcctAGTAAGGCAAATGTAGTAGCTGGTGATCTTACCAGATTATATATGGGTaatgtagcccatgttgaggtaGAAAGGAAGGAGATAGTGAAGGATGTTAATAGGCTTGGTCGCTTGGGAGTTTGCCTAATGAGCATGTCAGACAGTGGTATAATAGTTCAAAATGGGgagaatcttctttggtagtggaggttaaggaaaaccaggacagtgatccaatctttCTTGAAATTAAGGGTGCAGTCCTTAATTAGAGAGCGAAGGTTTTCTCATAAAGcggagatggtgtactttgaTACAAGGGTAGactgtgtgttcctgatgtgagTGAGTTGAGAAAGCATATCCTTACAGAAGACCCTAActccagatattctattcatccaggtgtcactaagatgtaccgcgatctggagtaagtctattggtggaatggcgtGAAAAGGGTtatagcagactttgtgagtaagtccCACAATTGcaagcaagtcaaggtagaacaacagaaaccaggaggtatgactcaagagatccatatcctacttggaagtgggatgtgatcaatatggatttcatcacaggtgtacctcgtactcgcagacaacatcactccatttgggtgatagttgatggGATGACTAAGTTTTGTCGCTTTttagcggtcaagactacatattcggcagAGGATTAcgccaagctttacattaatgaaattgtgaggttacaGGGGGTTCCcttgtctatcatctcaaatAGAGGTCCTCATTTTACCTCTCATTTATAGATGTCAATTCAACAGgatcttggtactcaagttaaccttagcacaaTATTTCATCCATAGACGAATGGACAGGCAGAACATACCATTCAGACCCTAGAGCATATGTTGAGgtcttgtgtgatcgatttcaagggtagttgggataATCATTAATGTAAATCGTGGCATAGTCCTCTACCAATTATGTAGTCTTGACCCTAAAAAGCGAGAAAACTTTGTCATCCTATcgactatcacccaaatggagtgaTGTTGTCTGCGCGTACGAGGTAACCCTAtgataaaatccatattgataacATCCCACTTCCAATTAGGAATATCGATAtttttgatgttctaccttgacttacTGGCAATTTGGGAACTAACTCACAGAATCTTCTATGTCTctcttcatgtcattccaccaatagacttcaaGCATATCGTGGTACATCTTAGAAGaacctgggtgaatagaatatcAGGAGTTATAGTCTTCCGCAAGGATATTCTTTAtcaactcacccacatcaggaaaatacaatctaccctggtagcaaagtacaccatctcccccttgggagaaaacctcaacTCTATGATTGTGGACTGCACCCTTGAGTTCAAGTaagattggatcactgtcttgctttttttttaaactccaCCACCAAAGAAGATTCTGGACCATTCTGAACTGCTACACCActatctgatatgctcataaggcaaactccaaagcgagcaagcctgtgaacatccttcatttgctccttcctttcttcctcaacgtgggctacactacccatatataatctactaagagcatctgctactgCATTCTCCTttccaggatgataatgcaTACTCATATCATAATGCTTGAGGAACTAAATCCATCTCCACTGGAGAATATTCAACTCTTTTAGGGTGAACATATCTGAAGtctcttatgatcggtgaacacatctacatgaacaccatacaagtagtgtctccatatcttgagtgaaaacaccactgctgcaagctcgaggtcatgaattgtatagttcttctcatgcaccttaagctgTCTAGAAGCATAATCTATAACCTTACCTtgttgcatcaacacacaaccaaggccaactctagatgcatctcaatagatcacataaccatctgaaccatCTGGTAAAGTCAAGACAAGAGTTGTAGtcaatttagttttttaattctgcaaagcttttcaatcatctgaccattgaaacttgactatcttctgagtcaacaaaagtcaatggtgaggctataaATGAAAATCCTTCTGTGAACCTTCCCGAATAATccactagacctaagaaacttctgatatatGTAGCAGATGTAGGTATGGggcattgtttcactgcttttatcttctgtgaatccactcggatcactttgctagatacaatgtgaccaaggaaagcacaGATTACAACCAAAcctcacatttgctaaacttagcgaataggTGGTGATTCTTGAGAGTGTGTAGAACAATTCTCAAATTACTCGTGTGTTCTTcttcattcctagagtaaatgagatatcatcaatgaagatggTAACGAACAAGTCAAAGTACTATTTGAACactttgttcatcaaatccatgaaattttcaagagcattggttagtcaaaatgacataaatacaaattcgtaatgaagataccgagttctgaaggatatttttgaaatgtcaccatctctgactctaagctgatgataacctgatcgCAGGTCTGCCTTTCAAAAgtgactagcaccctgaagttggtcaaagaatttatcaatcctggggatgggatacttattttttattgttaccttgttcaactttttatagtcaatgcacattctgagatgaccatttttcttctttacgaacaacattggtgcaccccatggtaaaaaactaggtctaatgaagccctaATCTATAAgatcttttaaaaaatctttcaattcCTTGAGATTTGTTGGAGCCAATCCTGTGAGGAGGAATAAAAATAGGGTGGGTttctggaaggagatcaattccaaagtcgatttcctaTTTGGGAGGGACTCGGGTAAGATCTTCTGGAAACACTTTTGGAAACTCAcaaactactggaactgactcaagagttggggtttcaaggctagaatcctGAACCCGAACTCGATGATAGAGATGATCCTTATATATCATCTTTCTttccttaaggtaagaaataaatcatcccataggcgctaagctaaTAGCCTTACATTCTAAGATTGTTTCGTTTGGAAACTGAAAACAAACAATCCTCATTCAACAATCGACTGAGGTATAAcaggaatgtaaccaatccattcctCGAATGACattgaagtctaccatttctaactctacaagatttGCTGAGGTGAATTTCTGAGATAGTGTGAAAAggcaatttctgtatacccaTCTAGCTATAACTATGTCAccaactggagtagagactgagaaaggttctaAGAGATTTTCTGGACTAACACTAAATTGGACTGCTATGTAaagagttacaaaggaaagagtagccgctggatctaacaatgcataagcatcaaggtcaaagacacATAACGTACGAGTAACTACATCATGAGAACCTTCCTGATCTTGGCGAGCCTAAAGAGCATACAACTTCATTCTGGCGTTAACCGCCACCTGTACCAGATGATTTACTCTGCTGAGTCGGGCGACTTGTTAGTGCTACTAAAGTTGTATACTGAGctctaccattaccacctcCTTGACCTTATCTAGAAGGACAATCACTCAACCAGTGACCAGACCGACCGCACCCAAAATATCCTTCTTTTCCTGCAAGACACTTGActggatggttcttaccacatttagggcaagtggggtaaggtttggtgcctgaaacacttccctTAGACTTAGAGACTAGTGCTCTACCCTTCTGGTCATACCTGTTCTTAGAGGACGGAACACTAGCTGATGAAGGGGTTGTAGCTGAAAACTTCTACTGACTTTACGATCGATTTCCACCACCCAATTTCTACTGAGAAATAATCATAGTTCtcagtcctagccttcttattttccttagcttgttccctaagcttatcaccctcaacctgctgagcatgagtcataagcctagagattTTCATATATCC harbors:
- the LOC138341985 gene encoding uncharacterized protein, with protein sequence MLAQIMTNQNNQVHANVNENGVSIASRVRDFVRMNSPDFLGSQTNEDPQNLLNEIKKIFEVMQVTGNDCVELASYQLKDVAHISCFPIELREEKAQEFMNLRLMTHAQQVEGDKLREQAKENKKARTENYDYFSVEIGWWKSIARQDQEGSHDVVTRTLCVFDLDAYALLDPAATLSFVTLYIAVQFSVSPENLLEPFSVSTPVGDIVIARWVYRNCLFTLSQKFTSANLVELEMVDFNVIRGMDWLHSCYTSVDC